The following proteins are encoded in a genomic region of Lytechinus variegatus isolate NC3 chromosome 7, Lvar_3.0, whole genome shotgun sequence:
- the LOC121419408 gene encoding apoptotic protease-activating factor 1-like — protein MASPSPPSHGFHANGASLSDIIMMELCEHLHPNDYRPLGIRLGFTENRLSQIERSHLGVISECFYRMLTEWKRREGHEAKPQILIQSLRDSKNSEAADWLQSELGLCNAALRTISVEDKLNEGNVPALPDCLTERPAELAELRCKLRRVASSNKPSRWVVVYGMGGMGKTVLANQAVRDDKLVEEHFSDGIFWMSMGTVKEETSIPDRLETLCRIFDSNLSSAPSPPKTTEQWKNLLTKLISQRYPRSLLVLDDIWIPNVVAAFDVRSTVLITTRDSGVMSRVSGDKEELNLSHGLSKAQSTKALSEWTCIPLDDLPPEAELIHGFSCGSPLVISIVGALLRDFPDRWQFYVAKMEAKKLKDLSSESSYEYSSVYDAIEMSVEQLTKAQIDVYSWFAVFDEGIRLSSQVLAMLVECSKEEVEDRMRGITQRSLVSTEWSTYDECRVYWIHDLLHDHLVARGAAKDKPPTVCNEFKCLLTLCRFKSCRRDIVQTALQLPPSCTVYRRALRVAQQTRNGFFIKERTNDQPLMTCVRHGATGKPAKRAKLLSDGKEIVSVGYEGRLQIADRYSGAVRLLTSAHTDSIGDLSVSPDGTLLVTSCSADRCIKVWNITKECSQSQRLVKQLCQDSSRITCCAFVSVRNELMLVSADDSGCIKIYDGCFSLKHSVKAHTLSIISCSACHSDGTILTCAKKDDTAMVFSASTGERKCEITHSDDVLDADYLSNGLIVTTTGFDVQLSNSNGRRLCVWSGHTEHEFFDKLSCCSGSEGQFIAVTGRGGTITILRLGMTFPISRNLSLFCRFRTGGVHRGINHASISTIKGGKGSKESIFVTTTLECGLTPVWKISKQDPPVTMNYAIWDASFDHKGELNCIVGSESPESKQIVMVNFSEEKNCFNSCTKVLKVGEKVDIYAIDINQAPGQVGVVTDEGLQVINLPKPGKNRSKSTNDCQVFEPSENKILLARTVVSKRELLTVSTGSGICIEVWSTDKQPSVVSSSPLMTSHQGLSADLSRDQTNLVVGCSDGTAFLYKMSDGRLCEGEPTRLQGPASRVSHTQFSSDGKLLLLAGWKHLKVYDVSTLQELSSITDEMPITIAKFILDSTMILTATGGVLKARSARDGKTKCTRKSYTQVNNIQVSSDGSMFVTTGHVRTFDHGYIEWWRTEEEGNLVLLQRFRLSSRVKRIVCNPQFSSFITVDELGQLFLLERINTNQ, from the exons ATGGCATCCCCTTCACCACCATCTCATGGTTTCCATGCCAACGGGGCCTCCTTGAGTGACATCATAATGATGGAGCTATGTGAACACCTCCATCCCAATGATTACCGTCCTCTTGGTATCCGTCTTGGATTCACTGAAAACAGACTATCTCAGATCGAACGATCGCATCTTGGAGTGATATCGGAATGTTTTTATAGAATGTTGACCGAATGGAAAAGGCGGGAAGGACACGAAGCCAAGCCACAGATTCTTATCCAATCTCTGAGAGACAGCAAGAACTCAGAAGCAGCAGATTGGTTGCAATCAG AACTTGGACTTTGCAACGCTGCTTTACGGACCATATCAG TTGAAGATAAACTGAATGAAGGTAACGTTCCTGCCTTGCCTGACTGTTTAACAGAGAGACCAGCAGAATTAGCTGAACTGAGGTGTAAACTACGTAGAGTTGCTTCTTCAAATAAACCTAGTCGATGGGTGGTGGTGTATGGTATGGGAGGAATGGGTAAAACTGTCTTGGCTAATCAGGCTGTCAGAGATGATAAACTTGTAGAAG AGCATTTCTCGGACGGAATATTCTGGATGTCTATGGGTACGGTGAAGGAGGAGACTAGTATTCCTGATCGTCTAGAGACATTGTGTCGAATCTTTGACAGTAATCTATCATCAGCTCCTTCTCCTCCAAAGACAACAGAACAATGGAAGAATCTCTTAACTAAACTCATCAGTCAACGATATCCAAG GTCTCTTTTGGTCTTGGATGACATCTGGATTCCAAATGTGGTGGCAGCATTTGACGTCCGTAGCACTGTTCTTATTACTACACGAGATAGCGGTGTGATGAGTCGAGTGTCAG GAGACAAAGAAGAGCTTAATCTGTCCCACGGTCTGTCTAAGGCTCAGTCTACCAAGGCTTTATCTGAATGGACGTGTATCCCACTAGACGATCTTCCTCCCGAAGCTGAGCTCATCCACGGTTTCAGCTGCGGATCACCTCTCGTCATCTCCATCGTAGGTGCTCTCCTCCGTGACTTCCCTGATCGATGGCAGTTCTATGTGGCTAAGATGGAAGCCAAGAAACTCAAGGATCTCTCCTCAGAATCCAGCTATGAATACAGTAGTGTCTATGATGCCATTGAAATGAGTGTGGAACAACTGACTAAAGCTCAAATCGACGTTTACTCTTGGTTTGCAGTATTTGATGAAGGTATCAGACTTTCGAGTCAG gTCTTAGCGATGCTTGTTGAGTGTTCCAAAGAAGAAGTTGAAGATAGGATGAGAGGTATTACTCAGAGGTCTTTGGTGTCGACAGAATGGTCTACATATGATGAATGTCGAGTCTATTGGATTCATGACCTTCTTCATGATCATCTAGTAGCCAGAGGGGCTGCAAAGGACAAG CCTCCGACTGTCTGCAATGAGTTTAAATGTCTGCTTACACTCTGTCGATTCAAATCATGTAGAAGAGATATTGTCCAGACCGCCTTACAACTCCCTCCTTCATGTACTGTTTACAGGCGAGCGCTTAGAGTAGCTCAGCAAACAAGAAATGGGTTTTTCATCAAAGAACG GACAAATGACCAACCCTTGATGACTTGTGTTAGACATGGGGCCACTGGTAAACCTGCAAAACGGGCCAAACTCCTATCAGACGGAAAAGAAATCGTATCGGTTGGATATGAAGGAAGACTTCag ATTGCCGACAGATATTCTGGTGCTGTTCGATTACTAACATCAGCTCATACTGACAGTATCGGTGACCTATCGGTTAGTCCTGATGGAACTCTCCTTGTGACATCATGCTCAGCTGATCGATGTATCAAGGTCTGGAATATCACAAAGGAATGCAGCCAGTCACAACGTCTTGTCAAGCAATTATGCCAGGATAGTTCCAGGATTACCTGTTGTGCTTTCGTTTCCGTCCGCAATGAATTGATGCTAGTATCAGCAGATGATTCAGGTTGCATCAAG ATATATGATGGATGTTTTTCATTGAAGCACTCTGTGAAAGCACACACTCTGTCTATCATTTCTTGCAGTGCTTGTCACAGTGATGGAACTATTTTAACGTGTGCAAAGAAGGACGACACTGCGATG GTATTTTCTGCATCAACGGGAGAAAGAAAATGCGAGATAACACATTCAGACGATGTTCTCGATGCGGATTATTTAAGTAATGGTTTGATCGTGACAACAACAGGTTTTGACGTTCAGTTATCTAACAGCAATGGACGTCGACTTTGTGTATGGTCTGGTCATACCGAGCATGAGTTCTTTGATAAACTTAGTTGTTGTTCAGGATCAGAAGGTCAATTCATAGCAGTTACCGGCCGAGGAGGAACAATCACG ATTCTACGATTGGGAATGACGTTCCCAATATCACGGAATCTGTCGTTATTCTGCCGGTTTAGGACAGGAGGAGTCCACCGTGGTATCAATCATGCTTCCATTTCAACAATAAAAGGAGGGAAAGGAAGTAAAGAATCGATATTCGTAACAACCACGCTAGAATGTGGACTAACACCG GTTTGGAAGATATCAAAACAGGATCCACCTGTTACTATGAATTACGCAATCTGGGATGCTTCCTTTGACCACAAAGGAGAGTTAAATTGCATCGTTGGTAGCGAAAGTCCTGAATCCAAACAGATAGTG ATGGTGAATTTCTCGGAGGAGAAAAACTGCTTCAATTCTTGCACCAAAGTACTGAAGGTAGGAGAGAAAGTGGATATATATGCCATTGATATCAACCAAGCACCAGGACAGGTTGGTGTGGTAACAGATGAAGGCTTACAG GTTATAAATCTTCCGAAACCGGGGAAAAATCGTAGCAAATCGACGAATGATTGTCAAGTCTTTGAGCCATCAGAAAACAAGATTTTACTTGCTCGGACTGTTGTTAGTAAGCGAGAACTTCTTACGGTCTCCACCGGATCAGGGATATGTATTGAG GTTTGGTCAACGGATAAACAACCATCAGTGGTTTCCAGTAGTCCCCTAATGACATCACATCAGGGTCTCTCTGCCGATTTATCACGTGATCAAACAAATCTTGTTGTTGGCTGCTCTGATGGAACTGCTTTCCTGTACAAG ATGTCTGATGGGAGGCTATGTGAAGGAGAGCCAACGCGCTTGCAGGGTCCAGCAAGTCGGGTGAGCCATACACAGTTTTCATCGGATGGAAAACTATTACTACTAGCTGGCTGGAAACATCTTAAg GTCTATGACGTAAGTACCCTGCAAGAGTTAAGCAGTATCACAGACGAGATGCCTATTACGATTGCAAAGTTTATTTTGGATTCCACCATGATATTAACCGCGACCGGGGGTGTATTAAAG GCAAGATCGGCGAGAGATGGTAAGACGAAATGCACGAGAAAGAGTTACACTCAAGTGAATAACATCCAGGTTTCATCAGATGGGTCAATGTTTGTTACGACGGGACACGTTAGAACCTTT GATCATGGTTACATCGAGTGGTGGAGaacagaagaagaaggaaatcTTGTGCTATTGCAGAGATTCCGACTGAGTAGCCGTGTAAAACGAATTGTGTGCAATCCCCAGTTTTCTTCATTCATCACAGTAGACGAGCTGGGACAATTGTTCCTTTTGGAAAGAATAAacacaaatcaatga